The genomic window AGACTGTTCATCTTAGACATGAGGTACAGTGTTCTAGACTGTTTATCTTAGACATGAGGTACAGTGTTCTAGACTGTTCATCTTAGACATGAGGTACAGTGTTCTAGACTGTTCATCTTAGACATGAGGTACAGTGTTCTTGACTTTTTATCTTAGACATGAGGTACAGTGTTCTAGACTGTTCATTTTAGACATGAGGTACAGTGTTCTTGACTTTTTATCTTAGACATGCGGTACAGTGTTCTAGCCTGTTTATCTTAGACATGAGGTACAGTGTTCTAGACTGTTCATCTTAGACATGAGGTACAGTGTTCTAGACTGTTCATCTTAGACATGAGGTACAGTATTCTAGACTGTTTATCTTAGACATGAGGTACAGTGTTCTAGACTGTTTATCTTAGACATGAGGTACAGTGTTCTAGACTGTTCATCTAAGACATGAGGTACAGGATATTTTCAAGAAGATATTTGGTAACTATCCATTTTCAGCGTCTTCCACCCATTACAAAAAACAAATTAGGCAATATGTCTTTTCTGGTTAGATGATAAACTAAATAAACTGAACAGAAAACATAAATGTTACATCTTGTCTTATCTATTCCACCAAGTACACATTGAAGGCACCTCTAAACAACATGTCTTTCCTGGTaatattaatgaataaataagtaGATAAACTGAACAGGAGAAAACACACCAATTGCATCTTGCATTGTTAAATCTATGAATGGGTCTTCAATTCAGTACACATTGAATACACCACAGTCAATATGTCTTTCCtggttgaataaataaataagtagatGAACTGAAAATTAACAGAAGTATTAATATGACATCTTGTCTTATCTACGTTTAGCGTCTTCCACCAAGTACACATTGAAAACACCTTTAGGAAATATCTATTTTCCTAGCTAGATAGATAAATAATTAAATAAACTGAAAAGAAGAAAGCACAAACTGTTACtgaattttcttttcaaatgtcataTACTCTGCACACATCAAGCTAGATCCAAATTTTTAGACTATTAACCATCATCTGGAGCTCAGATGAATATTATGTACGTTCTATCTTTGGGGTAACTACTTTATTGATTTAAAACGTGTCACAGTTTGCTTGGGTGTGTTTATTGCGTCTCATCACAACCAGATCCGAATCCAAACCAGATCTTTACTTGCCCAGATACATTGTGGTGGGCACGGCCACTATGATGCTGATGACATATAGGACAAGGCACAGCCTGTCCAGGACCTTGGCCAGAAGGGTGTAGTCGGACACCTCCGGATCTTTCTCCTTCTTCATCACCTCGGCCAGCTCCTCTGTCTGGTTGTTTACTGCCTTGGACAGCTCTGTCTTCAGCTCCTTCACACTTGAGATCAGCATCAGCAGGCTGGCAGAACCGGAGGCCTCCAGAGCTGCAGTAGGCTGGGCGGTTGCCTTGGAGACATCAGCGGAACGCACGGAAGGCGAGGGACTGCCTTGGAAGGTGGACCGCTTCCTGA from Branchiostoma lanceolatum isolate klBraLanc5 chromosome 4, klBraLanc5.hap2, whole genome shotgun sequence includes these protein-coding regions:
- the LOC136432165 gene encoding uncharacterized protein, with the protein product MGLFLFFTMGIIKLHDKEGSLPPDAKTFFLRYMAKMLLLGDLTKKKRPSDDGETSDIFMELTNVAFDAEDAKAASGETPSGETPADVSGTSSHSFALPATTEPTVRKRSTFQGSPSPSVRSADVSKATAQPTAALEASGSASLLMLISSVKELKTELSKAVNNQTEELAEVMKKEKDPEVSDYTLLAKVLDRLCLVLYVISIIVAVPTTMYLGK